In Janthinobacterium rivuli, a single genomic region encodes these proteins:
- a CDS encoding peptidoglycan D,D-transpeptidase FtsI family protein, producing the protein MKLGGNSNGRVAASKGVPFSKNPVLAVRLPVWRSRVVLFLLFFAFAGLGARALWLQGVSTQFLQKQGKARYERTLELPATRGKITDRNGQVLASSVPVKAIWAIPDDVLQASPEKINALAGLLEMNVNELRKKLDSDRSFVYLKRQVEMDVADKISKLGIDGIDERKEYKRFYPQGEVMTHVVGFTNVEDVGQESMELAQQKTLVGTTGSRRVIKDRLGHIVEDIGFIHEPHDGKDLTLSVDSKIQYIAFTQLKEAVEKFNAKAGGAVVLDVHTGEVLALANYPSYDPNDRRKLTGQQLRNRVMTDTFEPGSTLKPITVSLALDTGRVKPGTLIDTGPGRYTIADRTITDTKPHGVINVSEIIEMSSNIGTSKIALGMPSQEMWEMFTKVGFGQQPKWGFPGAVAGRVRPYKSWRPVEQATMSYGNGISVSLIQLARSYMMFARDGDTIPLSFQKVNELPVGQQVIKPKTAAEMRAMLELVVSGAHGSAKRAQVAGYRVGGKTGTAYKVENGRYAMPRKYIGSFVGMVPMSAPRFIIAVMIDEPTGPAHYGGQVAAPAFAAIATNALRAMNVPPDSSVTEIVVPANAGPEAM; encoded by the coding sequence ATGAAGTTGGGCGGTAATAGCAACGGCCGGGTGGCGGCATCGAAAGGCGTGCCATTCTCGAAGAACCCCGTACTGGCGGTGCGTCTGCCCGTCTGGCGTTCGCGCGTCGTGCTGTTCCTGCTGTTCTTCGCTTTCGCCGGCCTGGGCGCGCGCGCCTTGTGGCTGCAGGGCGTGTCGACGCAGTTCCTGCAAAAGCAGGGCAAGGCGCGCTATGAACGCACCCTGGAATTGCCCGCCACGCGCGGCAAGATCACCGACCGCAATGGCCAGGTGCTCGCCTCGTCCGTGCCCGTGAAAGCCATCTGGGCCATTCCCGACGACGTGCTGCAGGCGTCGCCGGAAAAGATCAATGCGCTGGCCGGCCTGCTGGAAATGAACGTCAACGAATTGCGCAAGAAGCTCGATTCGGACCGCAGCTTCGTTTACCTGAAACGCCAGGTCGAGATGGATGTGGCCGACAAGATTTCCAAGCTGGGCATCGACGGCATCGACGAACGCAAGGAATACAAGCGTTTCTATCCACAGGGCGAAGTGATGACCCACGTGGTGGGCTTTACCAACGTGGAAGACGTGGGCCAGGAAAGCATGGAACTGGCGCAGCAGAAAACCCTCGTCGGCACCACCGGCAGCCGCCGCGTGATCAAGGACCGCCTGGGCCACATCGTCGAAGACATCGGCTTCATCCATGAACCGCATGACGGCAAGGATCTGACCCTGTCCGTCGACAGCAAGATCCAGTACATCGCCTTCACGCAGCTGAAGGAAGCGGTGGAAAAATTCAACGCCAAGGCTGGCGGCGCCGTGGTGCTCGACGTGCACACGGGCGAAGTGCTGGCCCTGGCCAACTACCCCAGCTATGACCCGAACGACCGCCGCAAGCTCACGGGCCAGCAGCTGCGCAACCGCGTCATGACCGATACCTTCGAGCCCGGTTCGACCCTGAAGCCGATCACCGTCTCGCTGGCGCTCGACACGGGCCGGGTCAAGCCGGGCACCCTGATCGACACGGGCCCGGGCCGCTACACCATCGCCGACCGCACGATCACCGACACCAAGCCGCATGGCGTGATCAATGTCTCCGAAATCATCGAGATGTCGTCGAACATCGGCACCTCGAAAATCGCGCTGGGCATGCCGTCGCAGGAAATGTGGGAAATGTTTACCAAGGTGGGCTTCGGCCAGCAGCCGAAATGGGGCTTCCCCGGCGCCGTGGCCGGCCGTGTGCGTCCATATAAATCGTGGCGCCCGGTGGAGCAGGCCACCATGAGCTACGGTAACGGCATTTCCGTCTCGCTGATCCAGCTGGCGCGCTCTTACATGATGTTCGCACGCGATGGCGACACGATTCCCCTGTCATTCCAGAAGGTTAATGAACTGCCTGTGGGCCAGCAAGTAATCAAGCCGAAGACGGCCGCCGAAATGCGCGCCATGCTCGAACTCGTCGTCTCCGGCGCGCACGGCTCGGCCAAGCGCGCCCAGGTGGCCGGCTACCGCGTGGGCGGCAAGACGGGTACCGCCTATAAAGTGGAAAACGGTCGCTATGCGATGCCGCGCAAATATATCGGCTCTTTCGTGGGCATGGTGCCGATGTCGGCGCCGCGCTTCATCATTGCCGTGATGATCGATGAACCAACCGGCCCCGCCCACTATGGCGGCCAGGTTGCCGCTCCCGCTTTCGCGGCGATTGCGACCAACGCGCTGCGCGCGATGAACGTTCCGCCCGATTCCTCCGTTACCGAAATCGTGGTCCCGGCCAATGCCGGCCCGGAGGCCATGTGA
- a CDS encoding UDP-N-acetylmuramoyl-L-alanyl-D-glutamate--2,6-diaminopimelate ligase has product MTIQDISLWIKTAAPSGQLTSDSRRVQRGDVFFAYAGATHFIEAAIEQGAAAIVHDAVEWNSAWSVPHLLVSDLKRLAGPVAHAFYDMPDSAMFSAGVTGTNGKTSCALWLAQALARLGETSSVIGTLGVGLCKPRGAIEFDVTGYTTPDAVLLARKLAAMRAAGAKAVAIEVSSIGLDQDRAAGMHFDVAMFTNLTRDHLDYHGDMAAYEAAKVKLFDWPGLKTAVINLDDAMGLRLARHVDGKLAGEYPVIGYTLQDAASLPDLPGVLMLRASQFRSRHAGTDFHLECALGVALIKTQLVGHFNISNALAVLGALLAHGTGLRAAIDGIESLQPAPGRMQQVGGQEAPMVVIDYAHTPDALEKTLAALRQVAQERGGQLWCVFGCGGDRDPGKRPQMGAIAQLADHVLVTSDNPRSEDPHAIIAQIVAGMRADGPQPQAIEDRAGAILSAIKHAAKPDVILLAGKGHEPYQEIKGKKLPFSDADHAQLALSARLTMMRTN; this is encoded by the coding sequence ATGACCATACAAGACATCAGTTTGTGGATCAAAACGGCTGCCCCGTCCGGGCAGCTGACGTCCGATTCGCGCCGCGTGCAGCGCGGCGACGTGTTTTTCGCCTATGCGGGCGCCACCCATTTCATCGAAGCCGCCATCGAGCAGGGCGCCGCCGCCATCGTGCATGACGCCGTGGAGTGGAACTCCGCCTGGAGCGTGCCGCACCTGCTGGTCAGCGACCTGAAACGCTTGGCCGGCCCCGTGGCGCATGCCTTTTACGACATGCCCGACAGCGCCATGTTCAGCGCCGGGGTGACGGGCACGAATGGCAAGACTTCGTGCGCGCTGTGGCTGGCGCAAGCCCTGGCGCGCCTCGGTGAAACATCGTCCGTCATCGGTACCCTGGGCGTGGGCCTGTGCAAGCCGCGCGGCGCCATCGAATTCGACGTCACTGGCTACACCACGCCGGATGCCGTGCTGCTGGCGCGCAAACTGGCCGCCATGCGCGCCGCCGGCGCCAAGGCCGTTGCCATCGAAGTGTCATCGATCGGCCTGGATCAGGACCGCGCGGCCGGCATGCATTTCGACGTCGCCATGTTTACCAATCTGACGCGCGACCACCTCGACTACCATGGCGACATGGCGGCCTACGAGGCGGCCAAAGTCAAACTGTTCGACTGGCCCGGCCTGAAAACGGCCGTCATCAACCTGGACGACGCCATGGGTCTGCGCCTGGCGCGCCACGTGGACGGCAAGCTGGCCGGCGAATATCCCGTCATCGGCTACACCTTGCAGGATGCGGCCAGCTTGCCCGATTTGCCGGGCGTGCTGATGCTGCGCGCCAGCCAGTTCCGCAGCCGCCATGCCGGCACCGACTTCCACCTGGAGTGCGCGCTGGGCGTGGCATTGATCAAGACGCAGCTGGTGGGCCACTTCAATATCAGCAACGCGCTGGCCGTGCTGGGCGCCTTGCTGGCGCACGGCACCGGCCTGCGCGCCGCCATCGACGGCATCGAATCGCTGCAGCCGGCTCCGGGCCGCATGCAGCAGGTGGGCGGCCAGGAAGCACCGATGGTCGTCATCGATTACGCGCATACGCCGGACGCGCTGGAAAAAACCCTGGCTGCCTTGCGCCAGGTGGCGCAGGAGCGGGGCGGTCAGCTGTGGTGCGTGTTCGGCTGCGGCGGCGACCGCGATCCGGGCAAGCGTCCGCAGATGGGCGCCATCGCGCAGCTGGCCGATCACGTGCTGGTCACCAGCGACAATCCGCGCAGCGAAGACCCGCACGCCATCATCGCGCAGATCGTCGCCGGTATGCGTGCCGACGGTCCGCAGCCGCAAGCCATCGAAGACCGCGCCGGCGCCATTTTGTCGGCCATCAAGCACGCGGCCAAGCCGGACGTGATCCTGTTGGCGGGCAAGGGCCATGAGCCGTACCAGGAAATCAAGGGCAAGAAACTGCCGTTCTCCGATGCCGACCATGCGCAGCTGGCCCTGTCCGCGCGCCTGACGATGATGAGGACGAACTGA
- a CDS encoding UDP-N-acetylmuramoyl-tripeptide--D-alanyl-D-alanine ligase, which produces MRTTLTELMPSLQGAQLTGDAVFDGVSTDSRSAPAGSLFVALRGESFDAHDFLDQVAARGVAAVVVERLPEGWDSGKVPAIVVADTLVALGRIANHWRGRFNVPVIGVTGSNGKTTVKEMISSILAAAFGEEGRLATRGNLNNEIGVPLTLFRLSEQHKAAVIEMGMNHPGEIARLAAIAAPTLAMVNNAQREHQEFMHTVEAVARENGAALAALADDGVAVFPHGDEYTPVWRELAGARAVITFGLSKEADVSCTHRAAEDFGSDLFVSVRAPDGSLRQFFVGLQAAGEHNVRNALAAVACAIGAGIAPEQIKQGLEAFSPVNGRLQKKRAANGATIIDDTYNANPDSARVAIDVLAQAAAPRILVLGEMGEVGTQGQQFHEEIGAYAAAKGIEHVLATGGLARHLVNPAQEAASQESGTVVEYFEQFDGLLAALDAHLSGRSDATVLIKGSRFMKMERAVQHLIGSNNNNKEAH; this is translated from the coding sequence ATGCGCACGACCCTGACAGAACTGATGCCATCGCTGCAAGGCGCGCAGCTGACGGGCGACGCCGTTTTTGACGGCGTCTCCACCGACAGCCGCAGCGCCCCAGCCGGTTCGCTGTTCGTCGCCCTGCGCGGCGAGAGTTTCGACGCCCACGATTTCCTGGACCAGGTGGCCGCGCGCGGCGTCGCCGCCGTGGTGGTCGAGCGCTTGCCTGAAGGCTGGGACAGCGGCAAGGTGCCGGCCATCGTGGTGGCCGATACCCTGGTGGCCTTGGGCCGCATCGCCAATCACTGGCGCGGCCGTTTCAATGTACCCGTCATCGGCGTCACCGGCAGCAATGGCAAGACCACCGTCAAGGAGATGATTTCGTCCATCCTGGCGGCGGCCTTTGGCGAAGAGGGTAGGCTGGCCACGCGCGGCAACCTGAATAATGAAATCGGCGTGCCATTGACCCTGTTCCGCCTGAGCGAGCAGCACAAGGCGGCCGTCATCGAGATGGGCATGAACCATCCGGGCGAGATCGCCCGCCTGGCCGCGATTGCCGCGCCGACGCTGGCGATGGTCAACAACGCGCAGCGCGAGCATCAGGAATTCATGCATACGGTGGAAGCCGTGGCGCGCGAGAACGGCGCGGCGCTGGCAGCCTTGGCCGACGACGGCGTGGCCGTCTTCCCGCATGGCGATGAATATACGCCCGTGTGGCGCGAACTGGCCGGCGCGCGCGCCGTCATCACCTTCGGCCTGTCGAAAGAAGCGGACGTGAGTTGCACGCACCGCGCGGCCGAGGATTTTGGCAGCGACCTGTTCGTCAGCGTACGCGCACCGGACGGCAGCTTGCGCCAGTTCTTTGTCGGCTTGCAGGCGGCGGGCGAACACAATGTGCGCAATGCGCTGGCGGCCGTGGCATGCGCGATCGGCGCCGGCATCGCGCCAGAACAGATTAAGCAGGGCCTGGAGGCGTTTTCTCCCGTGAATGGCCGCCTGCAGAAAAAACGTGCCGCCAACGGCGCCACCATCATCGATGACACGTATAACGCCAATCCCGATTCGGCGCGCGTGGCCATCGATGTGCTGGCGCAGGCAGCGGCACCGCGCATCCTGGTGCTGGGCGAGATGGGCGAAGTCGGCACGCAGGGGCAGCAGTTCCACGAAGAGATCGGCGCTTACGCCGCCGCCAAAGGCATCGAACACGTGCTGGCGACGGGCGGCCTGGCGCGCCATCTGGTCAATCCGGCGCAGGAAGCCGCGAGCCAGGAATCAGGCACGGTCGTGGAGTATTTCGAACAGTTCGACGGTTTGCTGGCGGCGCTCGATGCGCATTTGTCCGGCCGTTCGGATGCAACAGTATTAATCAAGGGCTCCCGTTTCATGAAGATGGAACGGGCCGTGCAGCATTTGATTGGTTCAAACAACAATAACAAGGAAGCTCACTAA
- the mraY gene encoding phospho-N-acetylmuramoyl-pentapeptide-transferase, with amino-acid sequence MLLWLAHYFQDDIGPLRVFNFITFRAVFATLTAILIGLCAGPAVIRMLTRMKVGQAVRTDGPQTHLKKHGTPTMGGVLILIAIGISTLLWADLSNRFIWPVLIVTLGFGAIGWADDYRKVVHQDPEGMRSREKYFWQSLIGLAAAFYLAFSVSISEPNAGQVWNLIYAWVQSGFAMDLPPKADLIVPFFKTISYPLGVWGFIALTYCVIVGTSNAVNFTDGLDGLAIMPTVMVGTALGLFAYLTGNATYARYLFIPHIPGAGELVIFCGALAGSGLAFLWYNTHPAKVFMGDVGALALGGALGTVAVIVRQEIVLFIMGGIFVVETLSVIIQVVWFKYTKKRFGVGRRVFLMAPLHHHFEQKGWKETQVVVRFWIITMMLVLLGLTTLKLR; translated from the coding sequence ATGCTGCTCTGGCTCGCTCATTATTTCCAGGACGACATTGGCCCACTGCGGGTCTTTAACTTCATCACGTTCCGCGCCGTCTTCGCCACCTTGACGGCGATCCTGATCGGCCTGTGCGCCGGTCCCGCCGTGATCCGCATGCTCACGCGCATGAAGGTCGGCCAGGCCGTGCGTACGGACGGCCCGCAAACGCATCTGAAAAAACACGGCACCCCCACCATGGGCGGTGTGCTGATCCTCATCGCCATCGGCATTTCCACCTTGCTGTGGGCCGACCTGTCGAACCGCTTCATCTGGCCCGTGCTGATCGTCACCCTGGGCTTTGGCGCCATCGGCTGGGCCGACGACTACCGCAAGGTGGTGCACCAGGATCCGGAAGGCATGCGCTCGCGCGAGAAATACTTCTGGCAGTCGCTGATCGGCCTCGCCGCCGCCTTTTACCTGGCGTTTTCCGTCTCCATCTCCGAGCCCAATGCCGGCCAGGTGTGGAATCTGATCTACGCCTGGGTGCAATCGGGCTTCGCCATGGACTTGCCGCCGAAGGCCGATCTGATCGTCCCGTTCTTCAAGACCATCAGCTATCCGCTGGGCGTGTGGGGCTTCATCGCGCTGACCTATTGCGTCATCGTCGGCACCAGCAACGCCGTCAATTTCACCGACGGCCTCGATGGTCTGGCCATCATGCCAACCGTGATGGTGGGCACGGCTCTGGGCCTGTTCGCCTATCTGACGGGTAACGCCACGTATGCGCGCTACCTGTTCATCCCGCACATTCCTGGCGCCGGCGAGCTGGTGATCTTCTGCGGCGCGCTGGCCGGTTCCGGCCTGGCCTTCCTCTGGTATAACACGCACCCCGCGAAAGTGTTCATGGGCGACGTGGGCGCGCTGGCACTGGGCGGCGCATTGGGTACCGTCGCCGTCATCGTGCGCCAGGAAATCGTCCTGTTCATCATGGGCGGCATCTTCGTCGTTGAAACGCTGTCCGTGATCATCCAGGTCGTCTGGTTCAAGTACACCAAGAAGCGCTTTGGCGTTGGCCGCCGCGTCTTCCTGATGGCGCCATTGCATCACCATTTTGAACAAAAAGGCTGGAAGGAGACGCAGGTTGTCGTGCGTTTCTGGATCATCACCATGATGCTGGTGCTGCTCGGCCTGACCACCTTGAAGCTGCGCTGA
- the murD gene encoding UDP-N-acetylmuramoyl-L-alanine--D-glutamate ligase: MMYDAKTALVLGLGESGLAMALWLARSGATVRVADTRETPERLAALQAAVPQAQFIAGAFTADLLDGVDFVAVSPGLAPGRELAAIAPAAVEKNIPVWGEIELFAQALAALKAERGYAPKVIAITGTNGKTTVTSLVGLLCERAGLLTRVAGNISPAALDVLREVLDAEPAPQPVAEGEEAAEAVASTLPQAWILELSSFQLHTTFSLQADAATVLNLSQDHLDWHGDMAAYAADKARIFGDQTVRILNRDDALVMHMADPLAETITFGTGEPAEVDSFGLVNERGIFWLAQAVPSEEVIEKKRRKNDPAPEPVPTMAKKLMPADALKIRGQHNAANALAALALCRAIGLPFAPLLHGLREYQGEPHRVELITAVNEVEYYDDSKGTNVGATVAALFGLGKAFGGAEQRLVLIAGGDGKGQDFSPLAEPVSRYVRAVVLIGRDAPALRAALEPSGVDIVDCASLPEAVKRASSLALAGDCVLLSPACASLDMFKNYAHRAQVFVDAVRDIALENGQDI, encoded by the coding sequence ATGATGTACGACGCTAAAACCGCACTGGTACTGGGCCTCGGGGAGTCAGGCCTGGCCATGGCCCTGTGGCTGGCCCGCAGCGGTGCGACCGTGCGGGTAGCCGATACAAGGGAAACCCCGGAGCGCCTGGCAGCCTTGCAGGCCGCCGTGCCGCAGGCGCAGTTCATCGCCGGCGCCTTCACGGCCGACCTGCTCGATGGCGTCGACTTCGTCGCCGTCAGCCCTGGCCTGGCACCTGGCCGCGAACTGGCGGCAATCGCGCCGGCCGCAGTTGAAAAAAATATCCCCGTGTGGGGCGAGATCGAACTGTTCGCGCAGGCGCTGGCCGCGCTCAAGGCGGAACGCGGCTATGCGCCGAAAGTCATCGCCATCACGGGCACGAATGGCAAGACGACCGTCACCAGCCTGGTAGGCCTGCTGTGCGAACGCGCGGGATTGCTCACGCGCGTAGCCGGCAATATCAGCCCGGCCGCACTGGACGTGCTGCGCGAAGTGCTCGATGCCGAACCGGCGCCGCAGCCTGTGGCTGAAGGAGAAGAAGCCGCCGAAGCCGTCGCCAGCACCTTGCCGCAGGCGTGGATCCTGGAGCTATCGAGCTTCCAGCTGCACACGACGTTCAGCCTGCAGGCCGATGCGGCCACGGTCTTGAATCTGTCGCAGGACCACCTGGACTGGCATGGCGACATGGCGGCCTACGCTGCCGACAAGGCGCGCATCTTCGGCGACCAGACCGTGCGCATCCTGAACCGCGACGATGCGCTTGTGATGCACATGGCCGATCCGCTGGCCGAGACGATCACCTTCGGCACGGGCGAGCCGGCGGAAGTCGACAGCTTTGGCCTGGTGAATGAACGGGGCATCTTCTGGCTGGCGCAGGCCGTGCCCAGCGAAGAAGTGATCGAGAAAAAACGCAGGAAGAACGATCCGGCGCCGGAACCGGTGCCGACGATGGCGAAAAAACTGATGCCGGCCGACGCGCTGAAAATCCGCGGCCAGCACAATGCCGCGAATGCGCTGGCGGCGCTGGCCCTGTGCCGCGCCATCGGCTTGCCATTCGCGCCGCTGCTGCATGGCTTGCGCGAATACCAGGGCGAGCCGCACCGCGTGGAACTGATCACGGCCGTCAATGAAGTCGAGTATTACGACGACAGCAAGGGCACGAACGTGGGCGCGACGGTAGCCGCCCTGTTTGGCCTGGGCAAGGCGTTTGGCGGCGCGGAACAGCGTCTGGTGCTGATCGCCGGCGGCGACGGCAAGGGGCAGGATTTCTCGCCCCTGGCCGAACCCGTGTCGCGCTACGTGCGCGCCGTGGTGCTGATCGGGCGCGATGCGCCAGCCTTGCGCGCGGCGCTTGAACCGTCCGGCGTGGACATCGTCGACTGCGCCAGCTTGCCGGAAGCCGTCAAGCGCGCCAGCAGCCTGGCGCTGGCCGGCGATTGCGTGCTGCTGTCGCCAGCATGCGCCAGCCTGGACATGTTCAAGAACTATGCGCACCGCGCGCAGGTGTTTGTTGACGCCGTGCGCGACATCGCCCTGGAAAACGGACAGGATATCTGA